The Variovorax sp. S12S4 genome includes the window CCGATGCCCCTGCAATGCCGGATGCGGCGGCGGTCAAGATAAAGTCACGTCGATTCAAAACGAAAAGCCTTTCCATGTCCCAACTCCCGTCTGAAGCCATTGTCGCCGTCGAGCACGTGTTCAAGTCCGTTACAGACTCGACCGGTACGCTGGACATTCTGCAGGACATCGATTTCACCCTGGGCGCGCGGGAAACCGCCGCCATCGTGGGGGCTTCGGGCTCCGGCAAGAGTACCTTGCTGTCGATCATCGCGGGGCTGGACACGCCCACGCGCGGCACCGTCAAGCTCGCGGGCGACGACATCTTTGCCATCGACGAAGACGCGCGCGCCGCTCTCAGGGCCCAACGCGTGGGTTTCGTCTTTCAGAGCTTCCAGCTGCTCGGCAACCTGAGCGCACTCGAAAACGTGATGCTGCCGCTGGAGCTGGCCGGCCGCAAGGACGCGCGCAAGGCCGCCACGGAGATGCTCGGACGGGTCGGGCTCGGGCAGCGGCTCGGCCACTATCCCAAGGTGCTCTCGGGCGGCGAACAGCAGCGCGTGGCGCTGGCCAGGGCCTTTGTGGTCCAGCCGGCCCTGCTGCTGGCCGACGAGCCCACCGGCAGCCTCGACTTTGCGACGGGCGAGCAGGTGATGCGGCTGATGTTCGACCTGAACCGCGAACTCGGCACCACGCTCGTGCTCGTCACTCACGACCGCGGCATTGCGGCACAGTGCGAGCGCCGCATCACCATCGAAGCCGGGCGCATGGCGCTCAACGAGTCGAAGCCTGTGCTGGTGGCCTCGCTCGAGGCATGATCGTTCCGCAGTTCTGGGCCGAAGGCCGAATTCAGGAGCGGGTGGCGGGCAAGCAGATCACCGTGCGGCGCTACGGCTGGTCCGACGACAGCCCGATTGCCGCGCAGGCGCATGCCGACCAGCGCACGCAGGAAGCCTTCGAGCGCATCGCCCGTGGCGAGCAGCTCGACCGCCGCGAGCGCAAGCTGGCCTACAACGGCGCCCACGGCGTGCCCATCCGCGAGGAAATCGTCGAGCGGCAGGGCGACACCGTCATCACGCGCAACAGCTACGGCGCGCGCTGCCTCAACACGCCCGATGTGCTGTTCGTGGACATCGACTTCGACGAGCCGCTGCGAGGCAGCGTGTTCGGCTTTGCGCTGGCGCCTGCGCTGATTGCGGGCGTTGTCGGCGGATGGGCCGCCAAGACGTGGCTGGGCGGCCTGATTGCGGCCATCGTGGTCTTCATCGTTGCCTACCGCATCGGCCTGGCCAGGAAGCGCGGCGAGGCCAGCAGCAACCCCTCGCCCGAAAAGCGCGCGGCCGAGCGCATCGGGCGCTTCGTGCATCAAAACCCGGACTGGCACCTGCGCCTTTACCGCACCCCGGCCGGCTTTCGCGTGCTGGCGATGCACGACGTCTTCAGCCCGGCCGACCCGGCGGTGGCCGAGTGCTTTGAAGCGCTGGGCGTCGACAAAACCTATGCGCGCATGTGCCGCAACCAGAACTGCTTTCGCGCCCGGTTGAGCGCCAAGCCCTGGCGCATCGGCATCGGCGAACACATGCGGCCGCAGCCGGGTGTCTGGCCCGTGTCGCCCGAGAAGCTGCCGGTGCGCGACGCCTGGGTGGCGCGCTATGAAAAGGCCGCCGAAAGCCATGCCGCCTGCCAGTACCTGGAGAGCGCCGGCAACAGCGACCGGGTGCATCCGAACGCGCTGGCCGTGCAGGAACTGCACGACGAAAAGACCCGGGCGCACAGCGGATTGCCGATTGCCTGAAGAGCAGGTCGCGCCGCCCTCGATAATCGGGGGATGTCTTCCCCTAAAGTGATCTTCGGCTTCCATGCCGTGGGCGTGCGCATCAAGACCGCGCCGAAATCGGTGCTCGAAGTGATGTTCGACACCAGCCGGCGCGATGCGCGCATGAAACAGTTCATCGCGCGTGCGCAGGAAGCCGGCGTGAGGCTGGTCGAGGCGGATGGACTGCGCCTTGCCAAGCTCAGCGGCAGCCACGGCCACCAGGGCGTGGTGGCGCGGGTCGAACCCATTGCGCAGGTCCGCTCGCTCGACGAACTTCTCGAGGGCCTCGAAGAAGCCGGCACCGTGCCCCTTCTGCTCGTGCTCGACGGCGTGACCGATCCGCACAACCTGGGCGCCTGCCTGCGCGTGGCCGACGGCGCCGGGGCGCATGCGGTCATCGCCCCCAAGGACCATGCGGCCGGCATCAACGCCACCGTGGCCAAGGTGGCGAGCGGCGCCGCCGAAACCGTGCCGTACTTCATGGTCACCAACCTGGCGCGCACGCTGAACGAGCTCAAGGAACGCAACATCTGGTGCGTGGGTACCAGCGACGATGCGCCCGGCACCCTCTACCAGAGCGACTTCAAGCGGCCCCTGGCGCTGGTGCTCGGCGCCGAAGGCGAGGGCATGCGCCAGCTCACCCGCAAGACCTGCGACGAACTCGTGAGCATTCCGATGGCAGGAGCGGTCGAAAGCCTGAACGTCTCGGTGGCCAGCGGCGTGTGCCTCTACGAGGCGATGCGCCAGCGCGGCACCTGAGGCCGATTGCTCGGCTGGAGGTGATCCAACGAAACCTGTTCGGCCACCATCAGCGCAGCGGGACAGGCGTGCAACAAGGGGAGAAGAGGCGTCGCCGAAACGGGCGAAGGAATCGAGGCGGACATGGACGAGCTGACTTGCAGCGATACGCACCGCGATCTGCGGTGCGCTCGCGAACTCAGCTACGCCATCTGCGCGCGGCGTGAAGCCTGTGTCAAATGAGCGGCAGCCGAGCCAGCATCGAACTCAGGAAGGGTCTTTGCTGCGCGTGCGTCCCACCGCGCTGAAGATGCCGATGCCCAGGATGATCAGCGCGCCAATGCCGATGTAGAGCGTAGGCACGCCGGCGACCGAGGCGCCCCATGCGAGGCCACCCAGGAAAATCAGAAAACCGATCATGTAGAGCACAAAAGACATGCTTGTTTCCCCGAAACTGTGATGCCTTGCAGTATCTCGGCCGGTGCCGGGGCCGGCACAGGCCTTCGTCGCCAGTCGCTGTGGGAACTTGCCTACTACTTCTGGGCGGGCCGGCGCCGGCTTACGGGGGCGATGCAACCAGCAGGTAGCGGCAGCCAGTGCGGCCAAGCGCCTTGAAGACCAGGGGGCGGTCCACGCCAAAATCCAGGCAATCGCCCTCGGCCAGTTCGAAACGCTCGTCGCCATAGTCCACTCGCAGCGCGCCTTCGAGCATCCAGAGGCACTGGCGATACGGCTTGCCGCTCCATCGCGGATAGCCGACCTGCGCCGAGCGCGGCAGTTCGATCTCCACCATCTCCACGCCGCCGTTTGCACCGCGCTCGGCAATCTGGCGGCGCAAATAGCCGGCCTCGGGGTCGCGCCAGACCTCCTGCTGCCCCCGGGCGCGTAGCCGGCGCGGCGAGCCCTTGTCTTCGGTCAGCAGCTGCGCAAGCGGCACGCCCAGTCCCGCGGCAAGCCGGCCCAGCAACACGGCGGTCGGGCTACTTTCCGCACGCTCGACTTTCGAGATCATCGCCTTGCTGACGCCTGAAAGACGGGCCAGCCCCGCAAGGCTCAGCCCCTTGGCCTGGCGCAGCCCAAGAAGCCGGCCGGCGATGAGCGAGTCGATGTCGGCGGGTTCGTCGGGCGGAGAAGAATTGTTTCTCATATGAGACTATTATTCTCCTATATTAGACAAAACTACCCCCACACGTCGCCGCCAGTTCGAAAGGAACCCACATGCGCCTGATTACCTGCACCGAAGAAGCCCACGCGGGCGCGATCCTCGCCATCCTCAACGAAGCCATCGTCAATTCCACCGCGCTGTACGACTACAAGCCGCGCACGCCCGAGAGCATGGTGGCGTGGTTCGCCACCAAGCGTGCCAACGGTTTTCCGGTGATCGGCGTGGAAGACGAGAGCGGCAAGCTGCTGGGCTTTGCAAGCTACGGCGCGTTCAGGGCATTTCCGGCCTACAAGTACACGGTGGAGCACTCGGTGTATGTCGAGGCCGGGCACCGCGGCGTTGGGCTCGGCCGCACGCTCATGGAGGCGATCATTGCCGAGGCGGCGGCACGCGACGTGCATGTGATGGTCGGCGCCATCGATGCCGCAAACGCCGGCAGCATCGGCCTGCACGAACGGCTGGGCTTTGAACATGCCGGCACGGTTCGCCAGGCCGGGTTCAAGTTCGGCCGCTGGCTCGACGTGGCTTTTTATCAGCGGATTCTCTCGACGCCGCTGAATCCGGTCGACGGGTAGGCAGGCTCACCGGGGTCAGGCCGGGGTTTCTTCGCTCGCGCGGTCCAGCATCTGGATGGTGCCGGCGTCCAGCTTGAGCTGAGTGGCCACGACCAGTTCTTCCAGCTGGGCAATCGAAGTTGCGCTGGCAATGGGCGCCGTGACCGAAGGCCGTGCGATCTGCCAAGCGATGGCAACCTGCCCCGGCTTGGCGTTGTACTGCTGGGCCACCTTGTCCAGCGCCTCGAGAATGCGCAGCCCGCGCGGGTTCAGGTACTTCTTGGTGGTATTGGCACCGCGAGCGCTCTTCGAGGCGTCGGCCTCGGTACGGTACTTGCCGGTCAGAAAACCGGCCGCCAGCGCATAAAAGTTGATGACGCCCACTTCGCGCTTCACGCACAGCGGTTCCAGTTCGTCCTCGAACACGGCGCGGTCGTACAGGTTGTACAGCGGCTGCAGGCTTTCGTAGCGCGCAATGCCAAGCCGCTCGGATATGTCGAGCGCTTCGGCCAGCCGCGGCGCGCTGTAGTTCGAGGCACCGATGGCACGCACCTTGCCGGCCTTGATCAGCTCGTCGAAAGCGCCCAGTGAATCCTCCAGCGGCGTGGCGGTATCGTCGTCGTGCGCCTGGTACAGGTCGACGAAGTCCGTCTGCAGGCGCTTGAGCGAAGCCTCCACCGCTTCGCGGATGTACGCGGGCGACAGGCCCGACTTGCCTTCACCCATGGGCTTGCCGACCTTGGTGGCCAGCACCACGCGGTTGCGCTTGCCGCTCTGCTTGAGCCACTTGCCGATGATGGTTTCGGACTCACCGCCGGTATGGCCCGGCACCCAGCTCGAATAGACGTCGGCCGTGTCGATGAAGTTGAAGCCCGCATCCAGCCAGGCGTCCAGCAGGCGGAACGAGGTGGCTTCGTCCACCGTCCAGCCGAACACGTTGCCGCCGAAGGCGAGCGGTGAAACCAGGAGGCCCGAGCGGCCCAGCGAGCGAAGTTGCGACATGAATTTCTTCCCTAAAAAGAGCGAGGATCAGACAAAACCGATGGCGCCGAGCAGCGCGCCCGCGCCGAGCAGCCACAGCAAGTGAATGCGTGTGCGCCACACGACAAGGGTTGCCGCCGCGCTCAGCAGCCACAGATGCCATGCGGGCGCGTCACCTGAATGGTTGCCCGCCGCGAGCACCCAGCCGGTGGCAATCAACAGGCCCACCACCACCGGCGCCATGCCCTGCTTGAAGGCTCGCACGCCGCGCTTGTCGCGGTTGCGGTAGTCCCCAGCGGGTGGCAAGATAGGTGAGGGTGGTGCTCGGCAGCATGATGCCGACCATGGTGATCGAAAGCCCGAGAAAGCCGAGCAGCCAGGCGCTCGGCCCGGCGCCGATTCCGCCGCCGGCATTAAGGCCGACGTTCCAGCCCATGAGTGCGACGAAGAGCACGTTGGGCCCAGGCGCTGCCTGGGCTATGGCCACCGACGAGCTGAACTGCGCTTCAGTGAGCCAGCCGTGCTGCGCAACCAGGTAGCGGTGCATGTCGGGCACCGTGGTGATGGCGCCGCTGATCGACAGCAGCGACAGCAACAGGTATTGGCCGAAAAGCGCAAGCCAGTCGTGCCACTGCATCACGATCGCTATGGGGCTCATGTGGCCCCCACGCTCGGCACTGGCGTGTGCTCGCTGCCCCCGAGGGGGCGCTCGCACCTTGGGGTGGTCCGGCGGTGCTCATGGCGCAATCCTCCGCCAGGTCCACGCACAGGCCACGCCGCCCACCGCCAGCAGCACCCAGCCGAGCGGAATCTTCAGTACCGCGATGGCGCCGAACACCAGTGCCACGAACACCAGGCAGGCGGCAAAGCCCAGCGGGTGCTTGCGCAGCTGCGGAATCAGCTTGATGCCGGTGGCGGCAATCAGCCCGCCCGACACCGCGCCCATGCCGCGCAGTGCGCCCGCCACCTGCGGGTTGCCGGCGTAGTGCGCGTACAGCACGGCCAGCATCAGGATGACGACGAGCGGTATTGCGAGCATGCCGGCCACGGCGGCGATGGCGCCGCGCAGTCCGAAATACCGGTCGCCGATCATCAGCGCAAGGTTGACCACGTTGGGGCCCGGCATCACCTGGGCCACGGCCCAGTCTTCCAGAAACTGCTCGGGCGTGAGCCAGCGCTTTTTCTCGACCATTTCGCGCTGGACGATAGCCAGCACGCCGCCGAATCCCTGCAGCGCAAGCCAGGTGAATGAAACAAAAAGGTCGCGTGGCGACTTCGGTTGCGGAGGGTCGGATGGCGCCGCCGCGCCTGAGGGAGACGGATGCATGTGGAGCGATTATCGTAGTCCTACCTGCAACACGCCGGGCAGCGGGCTGACATGCCTTGTGTCATTCAAAGGGAGACTTCATGATCATGCAGATGCGAGCGCTTTTCGAACTGTGCAAAGAGGCCGTGGCCTCATGGTCGAACGACTATGCCCCGAGCATGGGGGCCGCGCTGGCCTACTACACGGTGTTTTCCATTGCGCCGCTGCTGCTGATCGTGATCGCCGTGGCGGGCCTGGTGTTCGGGCAGGAGGCCGCGCGAGGCGAAATCTTCCTGCAGCTTGCGGGCCTCATGGGCGAGCAGGGCGCGGCCGCGGTGCAGAGCATGCTGCAGGCGGTCAACAAGCCGGCCGAAGGCATCGTGGCCACGGTGGCCGGCATCGGCCTGCTGGTGATTGGCGCGACCACCGTCTTCGGCGAACTGCAGGACGCGCTCGACCGCATCTGGCGCGCACCGGCCCGCGCAAAGAACAAGGGGCTCTTCAACTTGCTGCGCGTGCGCCTGCTGTCGTTCAGCATGATCATGGGCATCGGCTTTCTGCTCATGGTGTCGCTGGTGGCGAGCGCGGCGCTGGCTGCGCTCAGCAAGTGGTGGTCGCCGGTGTTCGGCGCCTGGGCGACGCTGGCGCAAGCGGTGAATTTCGTCTTCAGCTTTGCGATGGTGACGGTGATCTTCGCGATGATCTACAAGATCATGCCGCGGGCCAAGGTGCAATGGCGCGACGTGTGGGTGGGCGCCGCGGTCACGGCGCTGCTCTTCACCGTGGGCAAACATCTCATCGGCCTGTACATCGGCAAGAGCAGCGTGGCCTCCGGCTATGGTGCCGCGGGCTCGCTGGTGGTGGTGCTGGTGTGGGTGTACTACTCGGCGCAGATTTTTCTTCTGGGCGCCGAGTTCACCTGGGTGTATGCCAAGACTTACGGCTCGCTCAAGAACGCCAGGGACAGCGCCAGCGCGAATCCTTCGCCCACCCGGTCGGAGCCGCTGCCCCAGCGCTAGCCGGCAAAGCCGCCTTCGTCCAGGAAACGCTGTTCCTCGGCGCTGCTGGTGCGCCCAAGCAGCTTGTTGCGGTGCGGAAAGCGGCCGAAACGCGCAATGATGTCGCGGTGCAATACCGCAAAGCGCTGCGTGTTGGCGTCGAGCGCCGCATTGAGCTCGACCGAACGCTCCTGGTCGGCCAGCGATTCGGAGTGCATGAAGGGCAGGTAGAAAAAGCGCCGCAGCGCTTCGTCCACCTTCAGGTCGAGGCCTGCCTCGATCGCCTTGCGGGCCACCGCCAGCGCCTTGGCGTCCGTAGCGAGCATGCGCGCGTTGCCGCGCCAGGTGTTGCGCGGGAACTGGTCCAGCAGCACCATCAGCGCAAGCGCGCCCTCGGCGTCGTTCACCCAGTGGTCGAGCTGGCCGAGAGCTGCGGCTTCGTGCGCAGCGAGAAAGCGACCGCTGAACTCGGCATCGAAGGCATCGTTCTTGGCAAACCATCGGTCGGGTCCGGCGCTGCGCCAGAAGTCGACCACCTCGTGGGCGGTGGGAAGGTTGGCAGGGTTCATCGCCGCATTCTCTTTCAGCCTGGGGCGCCGCGCCGCCGGCCCTGAAAGTCGCGGTGGTGGCCGACATCGGCTCGGGCCGGGGCTGCCTATGCTGAAGCGGTTTCATAACTCAGGAGATAAAGCTCATGAACCGATATGGCACTCTTTTGCGCGCAACCCTCATCGCCGGCGTAGCCAGCGTTGCGCTGGCCGGCTGCGGGATGATGTCGAAGTCGAACGTCGCGAGCTTCAGCGGCACCATGAACGCCGCCAGCGAAGTGCCGCCCAACATGACGCGCGGCAGCGGCCTGGCTGAAGCCTGGCTGAACAGGGACACCAATGTCCTGAAATACAAGATCACCTACAGCGGCCTCAGCGGCCCGGCCACCGCCGGCCACTTCCACGGACCCGCGGCAGCGGGTGCCAATGCAGGCGTGGTGCTGCCCTTTGCCAGGACGGAGAGCCCGATCGAAGGCCAGGCCACGCTCACGCCGGCACAGGCCGCCGACCTGCTCGCAGGCAAGTGGTACGCCAACATCCACACGGCGGCCAATCCGGCCGGTGAGATCCGGGGACAGATGCTGCCCAAGATGTAAGGAGGCCTGCGGTCAGCTTGCAGTCGCGGGGCTGGTGTCAAATGACACCATATGACGACGAAGAAGCCTCGCACGGCAAGCAAGAAGACCCTGAGCCCATTCGCAGCGCCCCGCGAAGACATGCGCTCCGCGCGCAAGGCGCTGGTGCTGCAGGGCGGAGGCGCCCTCGGCGCCTACCAGGCCGGCGTTTATGCCGCGCTCAGCGAGACCGACCTGCAGCCGCACTGGATTGCCGGCGTCTCGATCGGCGCCATCAACGCCGCGCTGATCGCGGGCAACGCGCCCGACAAGCGGGTCGACAGGCTGCGGGAGTTCTGGCACCTGGTGTCTTCCGGGCCGGCGCAGCGTCTGCCGGCATGGCTGGGCGACCGCGCTGCGCAGAACCAGTGGAGCGCCTCCATGGCGATGCTGGTCGGCATTCCGGGTTTCTTCGAGCCGCGCTATTCGCCCGCATTGTTGATGGGGCCGCGGCACCGCTCCTGAGCTACTACGACACCACGCCGCTCAAGCTCACGCTCGAGCGTCTGATCGATTTCGACCGCATCAATGCGTGCGAGGCGCGCTTCAGCGTGGGCGCGGTCGATGTGCGCACCGGCAACTCGGTGTACTTCGACAACACGCGCCAGCGCATCGGCCCGGAGCACATCATGGCCAGCGGCGCGCTGCCGCCGGGCTTTGCGCCGGTGACCATCGACGGCGACGACTACTGGGACGGCGGCATCGTCTCGAACACGCCGCTGCAATACGTGCTCGACATTCACCCGCGCTCCGAGCCGCTGGTGGTGCTGCAGGTCGACCTTTTCAATGCACGCGGCGAGATGCCGCGCACGCTGTCGGGCGTGCTGGAGCGGCAGAAGGACATCACCTATTCGAGCCGCACTCGCATGAACACCGATGCACTGGCCGCCAACCTCAACCTGCAGCAAGCCATTGCGGACCTGATCTCCAAGCTGCCCGCGAACCTGCGCAATGACCCCTCGGTGCTTGCGGTGCAGGCCGAGCTCACGCACCACCCCATCGACATCTTTCACCTGATCTACCGCGACAAGCCCTATGAGGCCGAATCGAAGGACTACGAGTTCTCGCGCGCCGCGGTCGAAGAGCATTGGGAAGCCGGCGCGCGCGACATGCGGCGGACGCTGGCGCACCCCGAAACGCTGCGCAGCGATGCCACGGTGAACGGCGTGACCACCTTCGACCTTGGCGAGCCCGGGGTGGGGCGCATCAAGCGGCCCGGGTTGTCGCGTTGACAAAAAATGCCGCGAGCCGCGTGCTCGCCTGAATCCTGCAGTTCCGTTTTCTTTCTTTTTCTTCTTTCAACCTCAAGGACGTTCACCATGCAACTCAAGGACAAGGTCGCCTACATCACCGGTTCGGCCAGCGGCATCGGCAAGGAGATTGCCGTTCTGTTTGCGCGCGAAGGAGCCAAGGTCGTCATTGCAGACCTCAACAAGCAAGCGGCCGAGGCTACGGCTGCCGAGCTCAAGGCCGCCGGCGCGCAGGCCATCGGTGTGGCGGTGGACGTGACGAGCGAAGAGCAGGTCAACGCTTCGGTCGAAGAAGCGGCCAAGGCCTTCGGCGGCATCGACATTCTCATCAGCAATGCCGGCGTGCAGATCGTGCACCCGGTCGATGAGTTCAGCTTTGCCGACTGGAAGAAGATGCTCGCCATTCACCTGGACGGCGCCTTCCTCACCACCAAGGCCTGCCTCAAGCACATGTACGCCCAGGGCCGCGGCGGCAGCGTGATCTACATGGGCTCGGTGCATTCGAAGGAAGCTTCGCTGCTGAAGGCACCGTACGTCACGGCCAAGCACGGCCTCATCGGCCTGGCCAAGACCGTTGCGAAGGAAGGTGCCAAGCACGGCGTGCGCGCCAACGTGATCTGCCCGGGTTTTGTGCGCACGGCGCTCGTTGAAAAGCAGATTCCGGAGCAGGCCAAGACGCTCGGCATCACCGAAGAGCAGGTCATCAAGAACGTGATGCTCAAGGAAACCGTCGACGGCGAGTTCACCACCACCGAAGACGTCGCCCGCGTGGCGCTGCTGTTCGCGGCCTTTCCGACCAATGCGCTGACCGGGCAGTCGCTGGTGGTGAGCCACGGCTGGTTCATGCAGTAACCAAATCACGCCGCCGGGTGCGGCACACGATGGTTCACCCTAATGTCTCCGGCGAGTGAACTGTGCGAAAAATCGCATGGCCATTCAAACGTCATACCAATGACCTTCGCCAGGAGACAACAACCATGCGTGTCAGTTCGTCCCGTGACAGTTCGTCCAATTTCTTTTCGCGCCGCTCCTTCGTTGCCCATGCCGCGGGCGTTGCGGCGGGGCTTGCCATGTTTGCAGCGGCGGCTCCCGCAGCCGCGCAGGCTTATCCGAGCCGCCCGGTTACGCTGATCGTTCCCTGGGGCGCCGGCGGCGGTACCGATGCCACGGCGCGCATCATTGCGAGCCTGCTCGAAAAAGAACTGGGCCAGCCTTTCACCGTGGTGAACCGCACCGGGGGCAACGGCGTGGTGGGCCATTCCGCCATTGCCGCCGCACCGCCCGATGGCTACACCATCGGCATGGCCTCCGTCGAGATCGGCATGATGCATTGGCAGGGGCTGACGCAACTGACCAGCACGTCGTACACCCCTATCGGCCTTGCCAACCTCGATCCGGCCGGCATCCAGGTTCGCGCCGATGCGCCCTACAAGACCGTGGCCGAATTGCTCGCAGCCATCAAGGCCAGCCCCGGCAAGCTGAAGGCATCGGGCACCGGGCAGGGCGGCATCTGGCACCTGGCCATTGCGGGCCTCTTGCGCGACCAGAAGATCGATCCCGCGGCCGTACCCTGGGTGCCGAGCAACGGCGCTGCGCCAGGGCTGCAGGACGTGGTGGCCGGCGGCGTCGACATCGCGCCGGTCTCGCTGCCCGAGGCGCGCTCGCTCATCGACGCCGGCAAGGTCAAGAGCCTTGCAATCATGAGCGACAAGCCTTCGGCGCTGTACCCGAATGTGCCCACGCTCAAGGCGTCCATCGGCAGCGACTGGTCGATGGCGGCCTGGCGCGGCATCGTCGCG containing:
- a CDS encoding ABC transporter ATP-binding protein translates to MSQLPSEAIVAVEHVFKSVTDSTGTLDILQDIDFTLGARETAAIVGASGSGKSTLLSIIAGLDTPTRGTVKLAGDDIFAIDEDARAALRAQRVGFVFQSFQLLGNLSALENVMLPLELAGRKDARKAATEMLGRVGLGQRLGHYPKVLSGGEQQRVALARAFVVQPALLLADEPTGSLDFATGEQVMRLMFDLNRELGTTLVLVTHDRGIAAQCERRITIEAGRMALNESKPVLVASLEA
- the rlmB gene encoding 23S rRNA (guanosine(2251)-2'-O)-methyltransferase RlmB gives rise to the protein MSSPKVIFGFHAVGVRIKTAPKSVLEVMFDTSRRDARMKQFIARAQEAGVRLVEADGLRLAKLSGSHGHQGVVARVEPIAQVRSLDELLEGLEEAGTVPLLLVLDGVTDPHNLGACLRVADGAGAHAVIAPKDHAAGINATVAKVASGAAETVPYFMVTNLARTLNELKERNIWCVGTSDDAPGTLYQSDFKRPLALVLGAEGEGMRQLTRKTCDELVSIPMAGAVESLNVSVASGVCLYEAMRQRGT
- a CDS encoding SoxR reducing system RseC family protein; its protein translation is MSFVLYMIGFLIFLGGLAWGASVAGVPTLYIGIGALIILGIGIFSAVGRTRSKDPS
- a CDS encoding helix-turn-helix domain-containing protein yields the protein MRNNSSPPDEPADIDSLIAGRLLGLRQAKGLSLAGLARLSGVSKAMISKVERAESSPTAVLLGRLAAGLGVPLAQLLTEDKGSPRRLRARGQQEVWRDPEAGYLRRQIAERGANGGVEMVEIELPRSAQVGYPRWSGKPYRQCLWMLEGALRVDYGDERFELAEGDCLDFGVDRPLVFKALGRTGCRYLLVASPP
- a CDS encoding GNAT family N-acetyltransferase, whose product is MRLITCTEEAHAGAILAILNEAIVNSTALYDYKPRTPESMVAWFATKRANGFPVIGVEDESGKLLGFASYGAFRAFPAYKYTVEHSVYVEAGHRGVGLGRTLMEAIIAEAAARDVHVMVGAIDAANAGSIGLHERLGFEHAGTVRQAGFKFGRWLDVAFYQRILSTPLNPVDG
- a CDS encoding aldo/keto reductase codes for the protein MSQLRSLGRSGLLVSPLAFGGNVFGWTVDEATSFRLLDAWLDAGFNFIDTADVYSSWVPGHTGGESETIIGKWLKQSGKRNRVVLATKVGKPMGEGKSGLSPAYIREAVEASLKRLQTDFVDLYQAHDDDTATPLEDSLGAFDELIKAGKVRAIGASNYSAPRLAEALDISERLGIARYESLQPLYNLYDRAVFEDELEPLCVKREVGVINFYALAAGFLTGKYRTEADASKSARGANTTKKYLNPRGLRILEALDKVAQQYNAKPGQVAIAWQIARPSVTAPIASATSIAQLEELVVATQLKLDAGTIQMLDRASEETPA
- a CDS encoding chromate transporter codes for the protein MHPSPSGAAAPSDPPQPKSPRDLFVSFTWLALQGFGGVLAIVQREMVEKKRWLTPEQFLEDWAVAQVMPGPNVVNLALMIGDRYFGLRGAIAAVAGMLAIPLVVILMLAVLYAHYAGNPQVAGALRGMGAVSGGLIAATGIKLIPQLRKHPLGFAACLVFVALVFGAIAVLKIPLGWVLLAVGGVACAWTWRRIAP
- a CDS encoding YihY/virulence factor BrkB family protein; the protein is MIMQMRALFELCKEAVASWSNDYAPSMGAALAYYTVFSIAPLLLIVIAVAGLVFGQEAARGEIFLQLAGLMGEQGAAAVQSMLQAVNKPAEGIVATVAGIGLLVIGATTVFGELQDALDRIWRAPARAKNKGLFNLLRVRLLSFSMIMGIGFLLMVSLVASAALAALSKWWSPVFGAWATLAQAVNFVFSFAMVTVIFAMIYKIMPRAKVQWRDVWVGAAVTALLFTVGKHLIGLYIGKSSVASGYGAAGSLVVVLVWVYYSAQIFLLGAEFTWVYAKTYGSLKNARDSASANPSPTRSEPLPQR
- a CDS encoding DUF924 family protein — protein: MNPANLPTAHEVVDFWRSAGPDRWFAKNDAFDAEFSGRFLAAHEAAALGQLDHWVNDAEGALALMVLLDQFPRNTWRGNARMLATDAKALAVARKAIEAGLDLKVDEALRRFFYLPFMHSESLADQERSVELNAALDANTQRFAVLHRDIIARFGRFPHRNKLLGRTSSAEEQRFLDEGGFAG
- a CDS encoding CHRD domain-containing protein; this translates as MNRYGTLLRATLIAGVASVALAGCGMMSKSNVASFSGTMNAASEVPPNMTRGSGLAEAWLNRDTNVLKYKITYSGLSGPATAGHFHGPAAAGANAGVVLPFARTESPIEGQATLTPAQAADLLAGKWYANIHTAANPAGEIRGQMLPKM
- a CDS encoding 3-hydroxybutyrate dehydrogenase; this translates as MQLKDKVAYITGSASGIGKEIAVLFAREGAKVVIADLNKQAAEATAAELKAAGAQAIGVAVDVTSEEQVNASVEEAAKAFGGIDILISNAGVQIVHPVDEFSFADWKKMLAIHLDGAFLTTKACLKHMYAQGRGGSVIYMGSVHSKEASLLKAPYVTAKHGLIGLAKTVAKEGAKHGVRANVICPGFVRTALVEKQIPEQAKTLGITEEQVIKNVMLKETVDGEFTTTEDVARVALLFAAFPTNALTGQSLVVSHGWFMQ
- a CDS encoding tripartite tricarboxylate transporter substrate binding protein, encoding MRVSSSRDSSSNFFSRRSFVAHAAGVAAGLAMFAAAAPAAAQAYPSRPVTLIVPWGAGGGTDATARIIASLLEKELGQPFTVVNRTGGNGVVGHSAIAAAPPDGYTIGMASVEIGMMHWQGLTQLTSTSYTPIGLANLDPAGIQVRADAPYKTVAELLAAIKASPGKLKASGTGQGGIWHLAIAGLLRDQKIDPAAVPWVPSNGAAPGLQDVVAGGVDIAPVSLPEARSLIDAGKVKSLAIMSDKPSALYPNVPTLKASIGSDWSMAAWRGIVAPKGLPADVRDKLAGALKKVVASKEYTDFMASRGFGVIYAGPDDFAAYMAKSDAELGATMKAVGIVK